The sequence AATTCGAATCTCGCTTTACTTAATGCGTTGTCTCTGTATTGCGATCCCGGATGTCCTTTTGCCAAATCCGCAGCATGGGCTGCTAATTTGTAAGTAATTACCCCTACTTTTACATCGTCTTTATTCGGAAGACCTAAATGTTCTTTCGGGGTTACATAGCAAAGCATTGCACATCCAAACCATCCGATCATTGCTGCTCCAATTCCTGAAGTGATATGATCATAGCCTGGTGCAATATCTGTAGTTAGGGGACCTAAAGTATAGAAAGGTGCTTCATCACATACTTCCAATTGTTTCTCCATGTTTTCTTTGATCATGTGCATCGGAACGTGCCCAGGGCCTTCAATCATCACCTGTACGTTGTGCTTCCAGGCAATTTTTGTTAGTTCGCCTAATGTTTCCAACTCTGCAAACTGAGCCGCATCATTGGCATCAGCAATAGATCCAGGACGTAAACCGTCTCCTAATGAAAAAGCTACATCATACTTCTTCATGATCTCGCAAATCTCTTCAAAATGAGTGTATAAAAAGTTTTCCTTGTGATGATACAAACACCATTTTGCCATAATTGAACCTCCTCTGGAAACAATTCCCGTTACTCTGTTTGCTGTCAGGTGAATATATCTTAATAAAACTCCGGCATGGATGGTAAAATAAGACACGCCCTGCTCTGCTTGTTCTATCAAGGTATCTTTAAAAACTTCCCAGGTTAAATCTTCAGGTACTCCTTTTACCTTTTCTAGCGCTTGATAAATCGGAACAGTACCAATTGGAACCGGACTGTTTCTGATAATCCATTCTCGGGTTTCATGAATATTCTTTCCTGTAGAAAGATCCATAATGGTATCTGCACCCCATCGGCAAGCCCATACTGCTTTTTCCACTTCTTCATCAATACTTGACGAAACCGCACTGTTTCCAATATTCGCATTGATTTTTACCAAAAAGTTTCGTCCGATAATCATCGGCTCACTTTCCGGGTGATTGATATTATTCGGGATAATAGCTCTTCCTGCAGCAATTTCATCCCTTACAAACTCTGGAGTAATTTTGCTTTTTGGAGTATTCGCTCCAAAGCTGTTTCCGATATGCTGACAAGCCATTTCTTTTGGAACCGTTGCAAGCTGTTCTATTCTTTGGTTTTCTCTGATCGCAATGTATTCCATTTCAGGAGTAATAATTCCCTGTTTTGCATAATAAAGTTGAGTAAGTTCCTTACCATCCTGAACAACCTTAGGTTTATGATCGTAAGAAAAGCGCAATTCATCAAGTTTTGGATCTGCCAGACGGGCTTTCCCATATTCAGATGTAATTCCTTCCAGAATCGTAACATCTTCTCTGTCCAGAATCCATTGCTCTCTTATTCTTGGAAGTCCCTTTTGAATATCGATTACACTATTTTCATCGGTATAGGGACCGGAAGTATCATAAATGGTTACCGGAGCATTTTCTTCAAAATTTCCATTGCTAAGCTTAGTGGGGCTAAGCTTTATTTCACGCATTGCTACGCTGATAGGATGAATTTTTCCTTCAACATAAATTTTCTTTGAGTTCGGAAATGGCGAACATGTAATTGAATGAGCCATAAATATTGGTATTAAATATGAGAATTATCCGCCCTGAGTGGCAGTAATGATTAAAATTGAATCTTGATTGTTAAGAGGAGTCTCCGCCCAGGCTGACAGCGGAACAATACGGTTGTTGAGTGCTACGGCAATACCCTTCTTTTTTCCAGGTAATTCCATAGCCAATAATGCTTCCAGGTTTTCAGGAAGTACATCAAATGTTTTTCGGGTGTGGTTGATTATAAGTTCCATTCCTAATAATTTAAATATACTTTAGGAATGGCCATTATTGTACAATAGAATGTACAGCAAAAGTCATCTACTTTTCCCTACGCTGGTATAATCCAGATCAGGTTCAAAGGGTAAAGTCTCAGTCTGTAAAAACAGACACCCCTAAAGTGTGGGACGAAGTTAGCTATTTTTTCAGAATGGGCAAAATCAAATTTTCAGGAAACAAAAAATCCATCTCAACTTTGGAGATGGATCTTATTAATATTTATTCAAAATGCTTTAATAGAAAAGCTTTAACCTGCCATTGGTATTATATTGATTAGTCCAATTTGATTGATTCAGAAAAAATTCGGAGCTATAAGGTTGATATTCTTTTGAAATTCTTCTCTGAGGATTATTTTTTGATAATGAAAAGTAGAAATAATCTTCAAAAATTCCCAAATTCTTAAATGGATTTTGTGCAGAATCAAAATTATCAAATGTAATTTCGTTCGTAATGTATGCATCAACATTATTATGCTTTTGAGTTTTAGTTGCCTTTTCTAAATTTCCTGAATTATTATAAATAAACTTTTCTACGTACGTCAAAATATAATCTTGTGGGTCAGTTGGATCGTATGGAACGTTAGGATATTGAGTTAAAATCTCAATTAGCTTTCCTGAAGCGTCATAAGTATAGGTCAAATACTTATCCATATATGAATTATTAACCTCTGGAATAACTAATTTAATAACTCTACCTTGATTATCAAATTCAAACCTTCTTTCCTTCAATTGAACATTGAAACTAGGGTCAGAGCTATAGTTTTTCATAATTGCTGTATTTCCTGTATACGTTATCATTGTATACACTGATTTTGAATAAGCATAAGAAAAACCCGTGCTTCCAGAAAGTTCCAACTTTCCTCCTACTTTTTTACTAACTCTTCCCTGAGAATCATATTCGAAAATATAATTTTGTTCCAATTCATTAAACACAGGTGATAAAACAGGATAATTCCACGAGATTTTGCTTGTATTTTCAGTAACCGTCTGTTGTGAATTATCAATAGGCATTTCATCATTGTCTGAACAAGATGCCATAACCAGCAATGTGGCTAATAAAAGTGATTTGAATTTCATGTTATAGTTTATGGTTATTCTTCACAAGCCCTCCAAACAGCATCATTCTGCGGAACAGGAGCTATAATTTCTATTTCTTCTTTGGTTACAGGATGAATAAATTCCAATTTCCTTGCATGAAGATTAATTCCTCCATCCGGATTGGAACGCGGAGAACCATATTTTAAGTCTCCTTTGATTGGAATGCCTGTCTTAGATAGCTGAGCTCTTATCTGATGGTGCCTTCCCGTTTCAAGATCTATTTCAAGAAGCAGATAATTATCCAAAGTCTTTATAACATTATAGGCCAGGATAGCTTCCTTAGCTCCTTCTGTAACTTTTGGAAAAACAATCGCCTTATTATTCTTCTCATTCTTCTTTAAATAATGAACGAGTCTTTGGCTTTGTGGAATTATCTCTTTTCCCACTACGGCCCAATAAGTCTTTTTAACTTCACGATTCTTCACCATTTGAGTAAGACGGGAAAGCGCTTTTGAAGTTTTAGCATAAATGACCAAACCTGAAGTAGGGCGGTCTATACGATGAACCAAGCCGAGAAAAACATTTCCCGGCTTAGCATCTCTTATTTTTATAAAATTCTTAATAGATTCCAATAGTGATTCATCACCAGTCTTGTCACCTTGTACAAGCTGACCAACTTTTTTGTTCACTACCAGAAGGTGGTTGTCTTCATATACAATCTGCTCCTTCATTAAATCTATCTGTTACGGTTTCTATTTGACATTGAAAGAATAATCCCTGCTAAAAGGCCAATTGTTTTAAGCCCTGAAATCATTGGACTTTCAGGCAGTAAAGCTCCAACTACACAAACTCCTGCTGCTGCATACATCGCATACATAAAGTTTTTATTGGTCAGCATTGGTGCCTGAATAAAGAAACTGGCTCCTATCAGAATATAGAAGACTTTTCTGGACAATAAATGATTGATGTCAGGTGAAAATAAATTGAACCAGCCAATGGCTAAGCAGATCAATGCTGCAATAGATAGGATTCCCTGAATAGATTGTTGTTGATTTTGCATGAATTAATTTTAATAACTTTCGTTTTGGTTAGGGAACTCTATGCTCTTCACATCTTTTACATATTGAGACACTGCTCCAGTAATTTCTGTGTAAAGATCAAGATATCTTCTTAAAAATTTTGGACTGAACCCTTTATTCATTCCTACCATATCATGATACACTAAAACCTGACCATCACAGTCTGCTCCTGCACCAATTCCTATTGTAGGAATAGAAATACTCTCAGTAACTTTTTTAGCTAATTCTGCAGGAATTTTTTCCAATACAACAGAGAAGCATCCCAATTCTTCTAAAAGCTGTGCATCAGCAATCAGCTTTTCAGCTTCTGCCTCTTCTTTTGCTCTTACTTTATACGTTCCGAATTTATAAATAGACTGTGGAGTTAATCCTAAGTGTCCCATTACAGGAATTCCGGCATTGATTATTTTCTTAATAGATTTTGAAATCTCTTTTCCGCCTTCAATTTTCACGGCATGCGCGCCTCCTTCTTTCATCATTCTTACTGCAGACTCTAATGCTTTTTCAGGATTACTCTGATACGTTCCGAATGGTAGATCTGCTACCACCAAAGCTCTGTCGGTTCCTCTTACCACACTTTGAGCATGGTAGATCATTTGGTCTAATGTAATAGGTAGCGTAGTTTCAAAACCCGCCATTACATTCGCTGCAGAGTCTCCAATCAAAATAGCATCTACTCCACCTGCATCTACCATCTTTGCCGTGGTAAAATCATAAGCAGTAAGCATTGTTATTTTTTCCTTGTCGAATTTCATTTTGCGCAAGGTTTCAGTCGTAACTTTTTTAATTTCAGAGTGAACAGACATAATTTATCTATTTTTTAAAAGTTAAAAAGTCGGCCATTCAGCCGACTTAAGTTTTTATGATTTTTATAAAACTACGTGACCGAGTTTCATGAGTTTATCGTGATTTAGAATCTTGATGTTTCGTCCGTCAACTTCTATCAGGCTATCCTGTTTGAATTCTGAGATCAAACGGATGGCGCTTTCTGTAGCCGTACCAATAATGTTGGCAATTTCTTCTCTTGTTAATGAAATTTTGATAAATCCTTCAGGATCTACTCCTAATTTCTGTTCCAAAAGCAGCAATATTTCAGCCAGCCTTTCTCTTACCGTTTTCTGGGCAAGGAACGTAATGGTATTGGAAGATTCTCCTAATTCGTAAGAAATTTTTTGAAGCATTACGAAAGACAATTGCGGATCTACCTCTAGAAGATACATAAAGATATCTGCTGGTAAGAAAACACACTCAATGTCTGTCATGGCTTCTGCTTTAGCTTGGAAGTTTTCCCCGCAAAGCAAAGAACGATAGCCGATAATATCCCCTTCTTTAATAAATCTTAAAATCTGATCTTTCCCAAATGCACCTGATTTTGAAAGTTTAGCGGCCCCATTTTCAAGTACAAACACCCCTTTTGGAGTCTCTCCATCTTCAAAAATAGTATCGTGTTTCTGAAAACTCAATCTTTTTTTACCGTTAATATATTTTTCAAAATCTGCGCTAGAAAGTCTTTCCTTAAAAGATTTATCATTAAAAACTCTGGCGAACCTCTCTTCAATGGCTATCTGTTGTTCCTGCGGCATTTTATATGATATTTATCACAAAAATAGAACTTTTTAACTCGATAAACAAAAAAAATTGTTATAATTTTGTAGTTCAATATTTTAGGGAGGTGAGCGAGAACTGTTTTCATTGTGGTCAAGGTATAGAAAAAGAGAGAATTTTGTTTGATGAAAAGACTTTCTGTTGCAATGGCTGTAAGTCTGTTTATGAAATTCTGAATATAAATAATTTAAGTAATTTCTATGAACTTAATAAAGGGGCAGGAATTCGTCCGGGTGATGAAAATTCTACCCAGTTCGATTATTTAGATACTCCGGAAATTTTTGAAAAAGTTACCGATTTCTCTGAAGGAAACACCAGTCTTGTCACATTCAAGATTCCTGTAATTCACTGTTCCTCTTGCATCTGGTTACTGGAAAGCCTTCATACCCTGAATCCTTATATTAAATATTCTCAGGTTAACTTCACAAGAAAGACCTTACAGATCTCATTCAACCATAACGATCTAAAATTAAGCGAACTTGCTAATTTCCTAACCAATTTAGGATATAAACCCGTTATCAGCCTTGAAACTGCTGAGAAAAATGTTGACCATCTTGACAAATCACTTCTTATAAAGTTTGCGATTGCAGGTTTTGCTTTCGGAAACGGGATGTTTTTAGCATTCCCAGAATATGTGGGTGGGGAAGACTACTGGATGGAACATTACAAAGGTCTTTTCAGGGTTCTGATGTTCTTATTAGCCTGCCCCGTTGTATTTTATTCCGCTTCAGATTATTACAAATCCGCTTGGTACGGATTAAAAAATAAAATTGTCAACATTGACGTTCCTATTGTATTAGGGATATTTGTTCTTTTCGGAAGAAGTATTTACGAAGTAGCAACAGATTACGGTCCCGGATATTTTGACACCCTTTGCGGACTTCTGTTCTTTATGCTGATGGGGAAACTGTTCCAAAAAAGAACCTATAGTGCTCTTTCTTATGACAGAGATTACAAATCATTCTACCCTATTGCTGTAACCAAGGTAGACTTTGAAGGAAAACAGGAAAACATTCTCCTTTCCGAAATAAAAGTTGGAGACAGAATATTAGTTAGAAACCAGGAAATCATCCCGGTAGACGCCATCCTTATCAACGGAGAAGGAAACATTGACAACAGTTTTATCACAGGAGAAAGTGAAAGTATCAGCAAACAACCGGGAGACAAAATTTTTGCTGGTGGAAAACAGATAGGATCATCTCTGGAACTGGAGGTGATTAAGGATGTTGATCAGAGTTATCTTACTCAGCTCTGGAATAAAGAGGCCTTCAAGAAACACGAAACGGGTCTTGATACTCTAACCAACAATATCAGTAAATACTTTACATTCATCATCTTAGGAATTGCTCTTATTTCTGGAATTTACTGGGCATTCATCGATTTAGAGAAAATGTTCCAGGTTGTTTCAGCAATTCTCATCATTGCTTGTCCTTGTGCGCTTGCACTATCTGCACCCTTCACTTTCGGACACATTATGAGAATTTTAGGTCGAAATAAATTTTATGTAAAAGACACACTAACGATTGAAAAAATCGCCAAATTAGATACTATTGTTTTTGATAAAACCGGAACCATCACTCACAGAAAAAGATCAAACATTAAGTTTGAAGGTTCTGAAATCAGCGAATTTGACCAACTGAATATCAAAACATTATTAAAGAACTCCAACCACCCTCTTTCTAAATCACTTTATGAATTCATTGAAGTGAATGATGATTATTTCCCCGTGGAAGACTTCCAGGAAATCTCAGGAAAAGGGTACTTGGCAAACGTAAGAGGAAATCTTTATAAAATCGGCTCTGCCCGTTATAACAATCAAGAGCCTAAAAACCTAGAAACCGCTGTTTATATCAGCAAAAATGATGAATTCCTAGGCAAGTTTATCTTTAAGAATGAATACAGACCTAAACTTAAAGATCTATTCAAGAAACTCACCCACTACAAAATATTTATTCTGAGTGGAGATAATTCCTCAGAGGAAAATCAGCTTAAAGAGCTCATTCCAAACTACAAAGGAATGGCTTTCAACCAAAGCCCGGAAGACAAACTGAACTACATTAGAAATCTTCAGGATCAGAACATGAAAGTAGCCATGCTTGGTGATGGACTCAATGATGCAGGAGCCCTAAAGCAGAGCAATGTAGGAATTGCCATTGCTGATGACACCAACAGCTTTACCCCTTCTTCTGACGTTATCATGAATGGTGAAAAAGTAGTGACTTTAGATAACTATCTGAATGTCTGCAAAGGCTCCATCACCATTGTGAAAATGACATTTATAATTAGTTTTCTTTACAATATCGTTGGGTTAAGTTACGCAGTTACAGGGCACATGCATCCGCTTTTCGCGGCTCTCATCATGCCAGCAAGCTCCATCACGGTAGTTACATTTACGACAGTTTCAACATGGATACTGGGTCGCAAATACTTCAAAAAACAGGCTTAAACCCTCTTATTTAGACTGATTTTAAATTAGCTGAAATCGGCATTTCGTGATGAATGTCATTATTTTTCACTAAATTTGAACCCCGAAAATAGGTTAATTTTGTTGTCCAATGGATATTCTATATTTAATGATCGTCTGCAGTGTTTCTTTAGCTGCGATCTTCCTGGTCGTATTTATAGTGTATGCCAGAAAAGGACAGTTTGAAGACGACGAATCTCCTGCTGTCAGAATCCTTTTCGATGACGAAGTCAAGGAAAAAGATGAAACTGGCGACAAAGATAAAGACGAGAAAGAAATAGGAGAAAATAATAAAAATTGAGAAAAATAGTGAATAGTTGATATGGAAACACAAAAGTTTAGTTATGACAATAGTATTGTCCGTGCGTTCCTCTATGCGACCATTATCTTTGGTTTCATAGGATTTACGTTCGGGCTTACGGCGGCATTAATGCTTTTCTACCCTGAATTACCTGAATTCTTATTCGGTACAGATGACACAACCATTAAAAGTTTGGCATCGGGTAATATTCAAGGGTTAATAAACACTCATGGAGCGTTTGGTTTTGGTAGAATCAGAATGTTGCACACCAATACCGTGATCTTTGCGTTCGTGTGTAATATTGTTTATGTAGGAGTATACTACTCTACGCAAAGATTATTGAAGACAAGAATGTACAGTGATACATTATCTTGGATTCACTTCTGGACTTGGCAGTTTATGATCGTTGCTACGTTCATTACCTTCTTTATGGGTATTAATACTTCTAAAGAATATGCTGAGCATGAGTGGCCAATCGATATCCTGATTGCATTCTCATGGATCATTTTTGGTGTTAACATGATCATGACTATTTCAAAGAGAAGAGTAAGGCACTTGTATGTTGCTATTTGGTTCTATCTTGGAACTTGGGTAGCTGTAGCAATGCTTCACATCTTCAACAACCTTGAAGTTCCATTATCTTTCTCTGGCTGGAAATCTTATTCTGCATATGCAGGAGCAAAAGATGCCATCGTACAATGGTGGTATGGTCACAATGCGGTAGCATTCGTATTGACAACTCCAGTTCTAGGTTTAATGTATTACTTCTTACCAAAAGCAGCAGACAGACCTGTATTCTCATATAAACTGTCTATTATTCACTTTTGGTCACTAATCTTCGTATATATCTGGGCTGGTCCTCACCACCTTCAGTATACCGCTCTTCCAGCATGGGCACAGGCAGTAGGAACAGGTTTCTCTATCATGCTTATCGCACCGTCTTGGGGAGGAATGTTAAATGGTCTTCTTACCTTAAGAGGAGCTTGGGATAAAGTAAGAGAAAATCCTATCCTTAAGTTCTTCGTAGTAGCTGTTACTTGTTATGGTATGGCAACGTTTGAAGGACCACTATTGGCAACGAAAAACATCAACAAAATTGGTCACTTTACTGACTGGGTTATCGGTCACGTACACTTAGGAGCTCTTGGATGGAATGGTTTCATGGCATTCGGGGTTATCTATTACCTAGTACCTATTATGTGGAGAACAAAAATTTGGTCTGTAAAATTAGCTAACTGGCATTTCTGGTTAGGGACTTTAGGAATTATTTTCTATGCAGTACCAATGTATATTTCCGGATTCACACAAGGATTAATGTGGAAGCAATTCAACCCGGACGGAACATTATTATGGAAAAACTGGTTGGATACTGTAACGGCGATTATTCCTTACTTCAAAATGAGATTCTTAGGAGGTATCTTCTATATTTCCGGAGCAATCTTAATGATCGTTAACGTAATTGCTACGGTAAGAAAAGGATCATTCCAGAAAGAAGTTCCTGCTGAAGCACCTGCATTAGCAAACATCGGGAACAAACGTAAAGAAGGAGAAGGATTCCACCTTTGGTTGGAAAGAATGCCATTATTGTTAACAGTATTATCATTGTTTACAATTTCAATAGGAAGTATGGTTGAAATCATCCCTACCCTATCCCTTAAGAAAAGTGTACCTACTATTTCAGCGGTGAAGCCTTATTCTCCACTAGAACTTGAAGGTAGAGATATTTATATCCGTGAAGGATGTAATGCTTGTCACTCTCAGATGATCAGACCGTTCAGAGATGAGATTACAAGATTTAACGGTAAAAACGGACAGTACTCTAAAGCTGGGGAATTTGTATATGACAGACCATTCCTTTGGGGATCTAAGAGAACTGGACCGGATTTACATAGAGAAGGAG is a genomic window of Chryseobacterium nakagawai containing:
- the thiC gene encoding phosphomethylpyrimidine synthase ThiC — its product is MAHSITCSPFPNSKKIYVEGKIHPISVAMREIKLSPTKLSNGNFEENAPVTIYDTSGPYTDENSVIDIQKGLPRIREQWILDREDVTILEGITSEYGKARLADPKLDELRFSYDHKPKVVQDGKELTQLYYAKQGIITPEMEYIAIRENQRIEQLATVPKEMACQHIGNSFGANTPKSKITPEFVRDEIAAGRAIIPNNINHPESEPMIIGRNFLVKINANIGNSAVSSSIDEEVEKAVWACRWGADTIMDLSTGKNIHETREWIIRNSPVPIGTVPIYQALEKVKGVPEDLTWEVFKDTLIEQAEQGVSYFTIHAGVLLRYIHLTANRVTGIVSRGGSIMAKWCLYHHKENFLYTHFEEICEIMKKYDVAFSLGDGLRPGSIADANDAAQFAELETLGELTKIAWKHNVQVMIEGPGHVPMHMIKENMEKQLEVCDEAPFYTLGPLTTDIAPGYDHITSGIGAAMIGWFGCAMLCYVTPKEHLGLPNKDDVKVGVITYKLAAHAADLAKGHPGSQYRDNALSKARFEFRWEDQFNLSLDPDTARAYHDETLPADGAKIAHFCSMCGPKFCSMKITQEIRESAEKGMFDKSQEFIEKGKEIYI
- the ccoS gene encoding cbb3-type cytochrome oxidase assembly protein CcoS codes for the protein MDILYLMIVCSVSLAAIFLVVFIVYARKGQFEDDESPAVRILFDDEVKEKDETGDKDKDEKEIGENNKN
- a CDS encoding RluA family pseudouridine synthase; its protein translation is MKEQIVYEDNHLLVVNKKVGQLVQGDKTGDESLLESIKNFIKIRDAKPGNVFLGLVHRIDRPTSGLVIYAKTSKALSRLTQMVKNREVKKTYWAVVGKEIIPQSQRLVHYLKKNEKNNKAIVFPKVTEGAKEAILAYNVIKTLDNYLLLEIDLETGRHHQIRAQLSKTGIPIKGDLKYGSPRSNPDGGINLHARKLEFIHPVTKEEIEIIAPVPQNDAVWRACEE
- the thiS gene encoding sulfur carrier protein ThiS, with the protein product MELIINHTRKTFDVLPENLEALLAMELPGKKKGIAVALNNRIVPLSAWAETPLNNQDSILIITATQGG
- the ccoN gene encoding cytochrome-c oxidase, cbb3-type subunit I, producing the protein METQKFSYDNSIVRAFLYATIIFGFIGFTFGLTAALMLFYPELPEFLFGTDDTTIKSLASGNIQGLINTHGAFGFGRIRMLHTNTVIFAFVCNIVYVGVYYSTQRLLKTRMYSDTLSWIHFWTWQFMIVATFITFFMGINTSKEYAEHEWPIDILIAFSWIIFGVNMIMTISKRRVRHLYVAIWFYLGTWVAVAMLHIFNNLEVPLSFSGWKSYSAYAGAKDAIVQWWYGHNAVAFVLTTPVLGLMYYFLPKAADRPVFSYKLSIIHFWSLIFVYIWAGPHHLQYTALPAWAQAVGTGFSIMLIAPSWGGMLNGLLTLRGAWDKVRENPILKFFVVAVTCYGMATFEGPLLATKNINKIGHFTDWVIGHVHLGALGWNGFMAFGVIYYLVPIMWRTKIWSVKLANWHFWLGTLGIIFYAVPMYISGFTQGLMWKQFNPDGTLLWKNWLDTVTAIIPYFKMRFLGGIFYISGAILMIVNVIATVRKGSFQKEVPAEAPALANIGNKRKEGEGFHLWLERMPLLLTVLSLFTISIGSMVEIIPTLSLKKSVPTISAVKPYSPLELEGRDIYIREGCNACHSQMIRPFRDEITRFNGKNGQYSKAGEFVYDRPFLWGSKRTGPDLHREGGKNPSSWHYKHMYNPRSTSAGSIMPRYPWLIATNLDRSKMVDKLKLMKNTFDVPYTKAQIDSADKWADNQSAKIVKDIFSEANDLKEAYAKRPQGELEKKEIIALISYLQRLGTDIKTTEIKTASNN
- a CDS encoding heavy metal translocating P-type ATPase; protein product: MSENCFHCGQGIEKERILFDEKTFCCNGCKSVYEILNINNLSNFYELNKGAGIRPGDENSTQFDYLDTPEIFEKVTDFSEGNTSLVTFKIPVIHCSSCIWLLESLHTLNPYIKYSQVNFTRKTLQISFNHNDLKLSELANFLTNLGYKPVISLETAEKNVDHLDKSLLIKFAIAGFAFGNGMFLAFPEYVGGEDYWMEHYKGLFRVLMFLLACPVVFYSASDYYKSAWYGLKNKIVNIDVPIVLGIFVLFGRSIYEVATDYGPGYFDTLCGLLFFMLMGKLFQKRTYSALSYDRDYKSFYPIAVTKVDFEGKQENILLSEIKVGDRILVRNQEIIPVDAILINGEGNIDNSFITGESESISKQPGDKIFAGGKQIGSSLELEVIKDVDQSYLTQLWNKEAFKKHETGLDTLTNNISKYFTFIILGIALISGIYWAFIDLEKMFQVVSAILIIACPCALALSAPFTFGHIMRILGRNKFYVKDTLTIEKIAKLDTIVFDKTGTITHRKRSNIKFEGSEISEFDQLNIKTLLKNSNHPLSKSLYEFIEVNDDYFPVEDFQEISGKGYLANVRGNLYKIGSARYNNQEPKNLETAVYISKNDEFLGKFIFKNEYRPKLKDLFKKLTHYKIFILSGDNSSEENQLKELIPNYKGMAFNQSPEDKLNYIRNLQDQNMKVAMLGDGLNDAGALKQSNVGIAIADDTNSFTPSSDVIMNGEKVVTLDNYLNVCKGSITIVKMTFIISFLYNIVGLSYAVTGHMHPLFAALIMPASSITVVTFTTVSTWILGRKYFKKQA
- the panB gene encoding 3-methyl-2-oxobutanoate hydroxymethyltransferase, with translation MSVHSEIKKVTTETLRKMKFDKEKITMLTAYDFTTAKMVDAGGVDAILIGDSAANVMAGFETTLPITLDQMIYHAQSVVRGTDRALVVADLPFGTYQSNPEKALESAVRMMKEGGAHAVKIEGGKEISKSIKKIINAGIPVMGHLGLTPQSIYKFGTYKVRAKEEAEAEKLIADAQLLEELGCFSVVLEKIPAELAKKVTESISIPTIGIGAGADCDGQVLVYHDMVGMNKGFSPKFLRRYLDLYTEITGAVSQYVKDVKSIEFPNQNESY
- a CDS encoding Crp/Fnr family transcriptional regulator produces the protein MPQEQQIAIEERFARVFNDKSFKERLSSADFEKYINGKKRLSFQKHDTIFEDGETPKGVFVLENGAAKLSKSGAFGKDQILRFIKEGDIIGYRSLLCGENFQAKAEAMTDIECVFLPADIFMYLLEVDPQLSFVMLQKISYELGESSNTITFLAQKTVRERLAEILLLLEQKLGVDPEGFIKISLTREEIANIIGTATESAIRLISEFKQDSLIEVDGRNIKILNHDKLMKLGHVVL